The genomic DNA tacatttataaaaattttaacactgcctattaataataaaaaaaacacacaaaaaactgaacaagagaaacacataaatatttaaattcagcAGGACACCACAGGAAGCATACTATATAGATAAGTGTGAAATCAGTCAAGCTTTTTTTCCAAAAGAGAAAATCCTTTTAATCCTTTAGCAAGTCTCTGTGAAAATAGTATGCTTACAATAAAAGGGAAAAGGGAGTATCTAGAACACCCCAACAGGCTTGCTACACCATTCAGCATTGCTGCCCCATCTCCTGTGTGCATGGATGGCCAACAAATCACAAGAAGTCCACTTGATAATAGTTCAGTAATTTCTTTCACCACTGCTGCCAGCTGAAGTCGTCATTGCTTCCAAAGACCAAGAAAAAGCCCAGTATAGTTGCAAAGATGACTGTGTTTCCTGTGAGAACAAGTGCACAAGCTCCCCACGCAATCTATGGAAATAAGATATAAACAGTCAgttaatagacatatgaaaacacaaagaaaatgaaaagcaaatcaAGGCTCTAGTTGTGTGCCAAGCATGATCTAAAACACTACTGAACACTTAATAGTACCTCTATTTTACTGTTTGTATTTATCTCTAGTTCCTTTGAAAAGACAAAGTCATGGAAAGATGAATAACTATTCAAAAGAAGCTTGTTGCCTTCTGGGCTATGAGGAGGCAGCATAGAATTCTACAATTTTCTGTTTATAAAGAAATGTGCTCCAACTCTTCTTTAGTGAATCTAAAATTTTATctagagagattaaaaaacaaaaaccaacaaaaaccccAATATACAGAGAGCAGATTACATTGACAATATCAGAGGTGAAAACATACTCATGTACAATCCTTTAAAAGGGCAGGAGCAGTATGAAAGGGTGGCCAGTCGCCATCTTTTCTGTCTTCTCCACTTCCCCAGAGATGAAAGAGTGAACCTATGACTGGGGAGTTTGGGAGGAAGAGCTGAGTATAGGTAACCCAGCCTTCTCTTTGTACTTCCCCACCTGCAAAGAACACAAGCTCTCCTTGGGTCTGCGGTTGTTCAGCACCTGGTTGATTAGCTTTTGTGCCCAATTCTGACAGCAAAGTATCGGTGAGCCAACCATGCTGCACACCTGAGCCATGCTCTCCGATACCATTTTTATCAGTTAACAACAAAAGTACGTTTCTAAAATCTCTATCCTAGAGGCTCCCTTGTCTCATCACTTTTTCATgtcattttaacaaaaattttttcctgaaaaaaactTTTCATTAGTGAAGAATGTGTTCACTTACCAGGTGTGCTCTGGCAAATACAATAGGGAGTCCGAAAGCTGAGACAACAATGCCTGTTGTAAGAAATATGGCAAGTTCCTTACAAGCGTTACTCATAGCATCTGTATCATCCACTAGTCTTCTTGCTATGCAGTATGGAATAGGTGAAAGGAtgtaaaaaaacagaacaaagaggGGCCAGTATtggctagaaaaagaaaaaaataagttaaggTAGTTTTGCTATTTATGTCATTTTTCAACacataaaatatgctttttaaaaatgaggaccAAAGGAATAATATTGCAATGTACAAAACATGACACAACTTAAACATAAGCTATACCCTGAACACCAAAAAGAGGAACATTCAGAATCATAGTATTCCCATTGTTCATTATGATACAAttagtaaaatatttcttatattaaaagaaaatgctttataaattaaaacagtTGGAATCAAGGcctaaaacttaaactatattttattttaggttatAAATACAGAGGCATACGGAAAATGGGAATGTTATCgcagtgatttttaaattcaaaagtcATGCCCTTGACTTCAATGATATCCTGCCTCAGCATAGAGCTGGAACACCTCCAAACTTTTTTTTAGGTCACTAGGAACTCCTCAAATATAAAAAATCAAAGTAGAGAAAATGAACTGAAAGTAATACTGAAAACTTTAAGCCAGAATATAGAATCGattacaataaaaatagattGCTTTTAGCCTATAGTTCTGTATTGTCATTTTCtggttataataataaaattatagttatgtGAGACAGTATCACTGAGGGGAAACTGTGTGAAGGGTCCAGGGGACTgttctgtactatttttgcaaatTCCGATagtccaaaattattttaaaatacaagatTCATTCATACAGGCTTATACTAAGCAAAGATTTATCTATGTTTTTACTAAAAATCTTTTCCTAGATATTTTGAgactagaaaaaaattacaaatgaacaTATGCTTAAGAAAAAAACTCAAACAATACAAAAGcacaaaaagaaaactcaaaGTTGCCCACATCTCCTCTGCTTTTTCCTTCCTACTCTCCTATTAAGCTTCTTGTGGATCCTTCCATCTTTCTAGttgataaaaactttaaaattatgaatgaatCGCTGCACTCTTCCATTTAACAATATATCTTGAACTTTACATATTAGCAATTACAgctcttcctcattctttttaagaTGGTTTCTCAGGATTACTTCTACAGCAGTAAAAACAATTTTCTTGAGctttaaaagcagaaaaatgttattcttatatatgcaaaaaaaacccacaaacatttTACATACTTGTATATTGGAAGGGCACATCCAAGCATCAAAAACATCAGCCCAATTGCTCCTCCAAAGGACAAACTAATCAAAGctgcaaagtaaataaaaagtcaaGTAGAAATAGTAATTAAACtaaatcaattattatttttattattattattagcagtCTGAACATTACTTGTAATCCCAgaagtaaaaagcaaaacaatacaCACAAAACCAAATGTACTGAAAGTTACCTTTCAAAGTGTAAGTTACCTAGTCACACAATATGTCTTCTGTAGCATCTTCAAGGCAAAATGAAGCAATATTGATTTTCAAATTGCTAGCACACCACTGAATTCCCTGGTTCCCTTCTCAATCTACAAGATCAATGCTCCTCCAGACATTAGTATTATATTTACCCCACAGATCACTATAGTTTTGAAAAGCAATTATGTGGAGAAACTCCGCACTGTCAGCTTTACTGGACTTGTCCTCCTCTGGGAAAATCTGTCTGGCTCAGCTTTTGCTTCTTATACACAAATGTACACAAAACTGATAAGATAGTTTCTAAAGTTATACACACATACTTATACAAAGCATTGTATTTTATAAAGGGTTTTCACATATATCAGTAAATAGAAAGAACTTTCTTGAATAGTTAGTCAATGGCCTAgaattaagcaaataaataaatgatcaatTTATTTCCAGTTCTATATAACTGGTATTTCTGCAACTATGTGCCTAAAAGAATaacttatgtctttttttttagtgatgTAGTTAAAATTCCAAAGATTTGCAGAAGGCCTAAAAGTTGTCAAGACAAAAATTTAACATATACAAACCAAAATTAATTATAAAGGGGTTAGATGTTGCCAAGTACTACTGATATACTTCTCTGAATTAAAGTGAGCAAAATCAAGGAATCCCATGAACGTGGTAGCCTAGCACATTTAGTTTTCATTTAGATCATTgatgtagggcagtgatggcgaaccttttgagctcggcgtgtcagcattttgaagaaccctaacttaactctggtgccatgtcaatataaaaattttttgatatttgcaaccatagtaaaacaaagatttatatttttgatatttattttatatatttaaatgccatttaacaaagaaaaagcaaccaaaaaaatgagttcgtgtgtcacctctgacacgcgtgtcataggttcgccatcactgatgtagggCATATCAACCCTGAACACATTTacttagtccagtggttctccaccttcctaatgccgcgaccctttaatacagttcctcatgttgtggtgacccccaaccataaaattattttcgttgctacttcataactgtaattttgctactgttatgaatcgtaatgtaaatatctgatatgcaggatgtattgaggcgacccctgggaaagggtcgttcgatccccaaaagggtcacgacccacagattgagaaccattgACTTAGTCCTTAATGCAATAATATTTTCAGCAACTGAAagaaaaatttgcattttaattttacagTAAATGAGGAAGTTTACAAGGGAATGCAATGTAAATGATTAGGGAAATACTGAATTTACCATCTGTTTTGTTCAGTTAAATACAGGGCTTCATAACCTGTCCTGTTTTTGTCCCCTGCATCCATCACAACAGGCTGCGCACCCTTGCCCTCTGCACTCCGGTGACACTGGCCCTCTCCTTTTCTGGGAATCAGCAGGTTCCCTGTCTATGTGGTCGCTGCACGTGTTGTCTCTTCTACCTCAGACAcagctttattcattcatttcattcaaaaaatattcacTGAGCACCAAATAGGTAACAGGGGCTGGGATATGTTAATAACTGAGATAAGGCCCTTTCACACTCAGGGAGCTTGCATTCTTGTCCTGCTACAACTTCCTCTTTCCTCCAAGTTAATTTCTACGcttccttcaggtctcagctcaattatttcttcctcagtaaagTCTTTCCAAACCTCCTAActattatattcattcattcaagaagtaTCTATTGAGCACCTAATGTATGTCACACACTGTTCTTGATTCTGAAgataaagcaatgaaaaaaatcaaagctcttgccttggccagtgtggctccgtcgGTTGGAGCAATgtcagtacaccaaaaggtggtggaaTCCatggcatgtgcaggaagcagctgaccaataatgtctctctctctctctttctctctctctctctctcaatctctctctgccttcctctctaaaatcattaaaaaaaaaaaaaaatcaaagctctTACTctcatgaagcttacattctagcaggagaataaatatttaaaaagccagCCAGCCACGTCActggttgggtgtcaacctatgatccagggggtcacaacctatgaacctggccggggcacatgcccaggtttcggctcactccccagggtggggcctgcaggaggcagccaaccaatgattctcatcattgatgtttctctctctctctctccctcctctctgaaatcaataaaaatatattttaaaaaattaaaaagtcagcaAATAAATGTCAAGTGCTATGAAAAAAATCAGttagggaaaggggagggagtgTTCTTCCAGACCCAGAGGCCCGGGAAGGCCTGATGAGGTGACATTGAGTAGACACCTACATGAAATGAGAAACTGGACCCTGTGGATATCTGGGGGACTCTGCAGAGGGACATGCATGTGCAGACTCTCCTtactccaagcatgtcaaacgcaAAGGCTAGCCTGGGCCAAATAAACCAGGTTTAAGTTGATGTGGGGGCAAAAGAACGAAAGCTTcgattttcatagaaacgtaggtttattttgatagagacatgctgaatacaaagggctgaaataaatgagtaatcgttaacataatagaacattttaataaaaattaattttttcttgaacattaacttaccaggcaCTGGATaattgcacaaattaataagcgaaacgcagccctaaccggtttggctcagtggatagagcatcagcctgcggactcaagggtcccaggttcgattccggtcaagggcatgtaccttggttgcgggcacatccccagtggggagtgtgcaggaggcagctgatcaatgtttctctctcatccatgtttctaactctctatccctctcccttcctctctgtaaaaaatcaataaaatatagaaaaaaataagcgtaacgcaaataaagctatttttcttgttctctgaaagtcaaatatttcctattgcgcacaccaaacaagtcagtccaagactaatgaagtggcaattggctgctaaaatatttgctgctagttcggtggagagaaatggtgcgcctgcgtgaaaggcatgtaagggaaatgaattcAACACGAttctagtaatcagtcattagagaacggtgtagttcattattaatagaggcccgatgcacctcagccaggcctgcgccctcttgcaatccgggacctcttgctCCTAAACCACCCGTCTGCTCAACCACCCGTCTGCTCATTCCTTACcccttggctcgctgctccttagcgctgctgtggaggcaggagaggctcctgccactgcctctgcgcTTGTCAGCTGTGAGCCCCTCTTCTggttgagcggtgctcccactgggggagcgcACTGAGGGGGGAGCTCCAGCTTtaagcgtcttccccctggtggtcagtgcgcatcatagcgaccggtcattctggtatTTCGGCtgtagattatgtataacaggatattgtaaaaattaacgccctagctggcttggctcagtggatagagcgtcagcctgcggactgaagggtcccaggtttgattctggccaagggcacatgcctgggttgcgggctcgttccccagtagggagtgtgcaggaggcagccaatcaatgattctctctcgtcattgatgtttctctctctctctccttctcccttcttctctgaaatcaataaagaaatatattaaaaaaaataattaagttacaaaatttttattaaaatatttcttacatactgttatattggctgggccgcaaaaatatttgttgtgggccacatgcggcccgtgggctgtgagtttgacatgcttgccttacacTGTACACCTCCCCTTTGTTCAGTATCACAGCTGTACTTTACATTGATTTGTATTTGTCTTTCCTTTTAAACTGTTGGCTCCAcaagagaaaatgtttttctgttgttgatgCTCATGTCCCAGCACTTAACactcaataataaataatatcgGTAGAATTAATGAAAGGAATGAAAGGGGTGGgcgggagaaagggagggaagcagATGAGGATGGAGGAGCAgtagaggggagtgggggggaggacCGGGAGGAAAGgcgaggatgggggggggggggggagttagtgTGCCTGATGTAGTAGGGTAGATACAGCCCTTAACTGAAAATCAGAAGATGCTGGGTCCTATCTCCTATCAGCCTCCTACTAACTGtctaaatacagtgattacatcTGAGAGTCAGTAGTTTCTCCTATGAGAGTTGGACTAGATCTGAAATGCAAATAATTCTCTGGACACTAGAGATACTAGTTATAAGATATGCTGAGGAAGTAAAAAaccatttctacttttttttaaatttagttgcCAAACACCTAAGTTCACCACTATAAATACTATATAGGAACACCTTATTTATTCAGAAGGCAATTTACCCAGAATATATATAGCTTAGAATCCTGTAGGAAACAAAGGTCAAAATATATGTCACAAAACTCATACACTAAagctaatattcttttttaaaaaatatgtttttattgacttttgagaggaagggagagagagaaaatcaatgtgagagagaaacattgatgggctgcctcctgcatgccccctactggggatccagctgcaacccaggcatgtgcccctgactgggaatcaaaccagtgaccttttggtacataggctgatgctcaaccaactgagccacatcagccagggcataAAGTTAACATTTATTATAAACAGACCCTTAGGCTCTTATTCAGAGGTTATTTATTCATGTTTTAATAATACAATTACTGTGTGTGAATTTCGGCagaatgaaacatttttattttattttttaaaaatatatttttattgacttcagagaggaagggagagggagagagagatagaaacatcaatgatgagagagaatcattggtcggttgcctcctgcacacccaccccacactgtggatggacccacaacccgggcaggtgccctgaccaggaatcaaactgtgacttcctggatcacaggtcaatgctcaaccactgaaccacactggctgggcaaaacatctttattttaaagaatcacCCAGGCATGTATGTTTTCAACAGCAATTCATGTACCCAGTGAAAAGATCAGTTACATATATCTTGTGACATAAAATTTTGTAAGTTTGATTATCTTGTTCCCCATGTTAAAACAAACGAGAAAGAGGAGGTAGAACTGTTTATAAGCAAGATCTGgcctctgacaggagggaggagactgaaaaaaaaaaaaaatcagggagaAAAATTCTCCAAAAGCATACCAGTTTTCTGTCATCTTGGCCAAGGGGCAAGTAGTCTTAGGACTTGGTCTCTGAGGGTAACTCTGTTCTGTGACAGAACAATTATGTtcttatcaaaaaataaaatctaaattctttGAGTATACTCTTAAAAACTTaaagacaacttttaaaaaaaaatcaaggaacaAAAATGAGATATGATTCAGGtatcaaaaaaaatttttgtgaTATATCATCTCTTAGTCATACTGGTTAAAAGCCAATGGGATTTAAATAAAGTGCTAAAAAGCGTTCCCCAAACTTTTAAAGTTTCTCCAGTATTATGAAATCAGGAACTAGGCTGATTTATATACAAATTTCATCATTTGTGTATAAATGGTTGTCCTAGATGACATCAACAAGACAAGAATTTATACTGTCATTGAGTGATGCAACATTTGGAAGCAAAACTTAGAGGCGTCTGATTTCTCTTCCCAAAGCCTCCACAGTAGTGATGGATAGAACAGCCCAATTATCTAAACTCTATCTAGAGACAGAGTGCTGGTTCTGTGATTACAAAGAAATTAGAGTAGGAGAGGGGACCAGTTCCCTAATCTAGCAGTTACCAGAAAAAGCCAATATATAACAAAGCAACAGGCAAGTGGCACAAGAAATAAATAATGGGTTCCAATTATTATAGCAACACTCCTCTTTAATAAAATAGGCCAACAGGAAGAAAATATCCTGATAACTAATCATCATCATAACCATCAGAAAATCTTACTGAAACAAAAAATGTTAAGTACAATTCCATCTGAGCCACTTTCACCCAGTTAATATTTACCTAGGTTTACAGGAAGAAATTAGTTATTTTAAGAAACTCCTGCATGAATGACAATGAAGAAATGGGGAAGAACAGGGAACCTGGCAACATCCTAAAAACCACACCATTCTACCGTAACTGCCCTTCACACAAGCATTTAAAAGGGTCTATTATGGTTCAGAAGGAGattataaagcagtggttctcaaccttggctgcacattagaatcacctgggaatctttttaaaatcctgatttctgagatTTTAAACCACTGTCATAAAGGCTCTCAGTTGCTCAGATGACAACGTTTCATATGGGaaacaaaatgttttcaaaaattaaaaataaacaagaaacagtaaaaaaaacccacacacgtGACTCTGGGAAAGAAGCTCAAAGTTGTccttaaaggaaacaaaatacagagaaaaaacaCTGGCTATCAAAGTTCTTCACTTCCTGCTCTGCCGCCCCCTTTTCAAAGCCGCAGGTCAGGAAATCAATGAAGTTCATTGTCACGTTGAAAAACGCTGTTAAGGGTATCTGCTTCTAATCACATGAACAAAACCACCAGTCGGGGAGAATGCAACCTTCCTATTTCTAAAGAGAAGCTACAATCAAACGACTCATTTCCCACTAAGTTTTAAactatttcatcttttaaaaacccAACTAAACACAAACGCTGGCATGTGGAAAAGCCTCAGCCAGCGAGCGCGGAGAGGGCGGAGAAGAGGAACTCTGCGAGCTGCCGGCAGGGTCTCGCCTGCGGCTCACCCACCGCACGACCGAACACATCAGCCCCAGGAGCGAGGACAGCTCGGAGCCCGGGCCCGAGAGGACGCGGCCGCCGAGGTTTCGGAAAGCGCCGGCTTCACCCTTCCGGGGCGCTGCGGGGCCACGGGGCTCGGCTCAGCGCCCCGAGATCGCGCTGGTGCCTTTCAGTGGGAAATGACACTGATTTTCCGTGCCGCGCATCTCTCACGGTCTCAGCCCCCTCAAACGCACACTCTGCCCCCCTCTCTCCGGGATGCGAACTCCTGCAAAACGAGTTGCCGCGGGACTTTGAACAGACCGCGGACCACTCCGTTCTGGGTACGGGGGGCgatgggtggggagagaggggctgCGGGGACGAGCGGAACGCGGGGGCTGACCGAGGAGCCGGGACCCCGGCCGTCCGATCTGGGAGGTCGCCGCGCCCACCTGCGCCCCGAGGCTGGGAAGCGGCGAGGGAGGgcagaggcgggggcgggggtcccgGGTCGGCCTCCGGCGCTGGGACCCCGCGGCGCGCGCTGCGGCCGGGGTGGTGGCGTGCGGGGGCCGAGCGGGGCACCCTCCCCCTCGCTGCGGGCGGCCACCCAGCCCTCCTGCGCCCGGCGCCCCAGGCCCACCTTTGATGCCAGCCATGGCGGTGACGTCGCTCCTGGCTCCTGGacccgaggcggcggcggcggcggccgggagACCAGAGACGCGCGGCGGCGGCGACCAGACAACACCCGGAAGTGCGCGACGCAGTACTTCCGCCGGCCGCTCGCACTCGCGCGGGGAGCGCGGGGGACGCGGGGGGCGCGCGGGCCGGGGACTAGCGGGCCGACCCCTTCCTTCCCGGCTCGGGTCCTCGGCAGATCGCCGCCCCCGGAGGCTCTCCCTGCAGCCCGTTTCCGGGGCGGGCCGGCGGCGGCCCGCGGTGCTCCTCGGGTGGCGGAAGCCCCGTTCCGAGGCTCCTCGCGGGGACCCCGCAatgttccttcttcttcttcgaggaggaggaggagaaggagggagcctCGACGTGTGGGAGGCACGGTGTGATGTCCCTGGGAGAGAATTTGCGATCTTCCAAGCGCACCCATGTCTCCTCCCAGCCTTGTAATAAGGGAGCAGTCAGGCTGGTCTGCACTCGGCTCCTTGGGTTCCGACCCCGAACTAGGGTTCTGCGGGACCCATCTCCTGAGACAGGAGCAGCGGGACCTCTTGGGAGTCTGTGAGAATCGccgtgttgttttttgtttgcttgtttggaCTAACAGGGCTAGAAAAGAGAAAGCGGCAGAGGTACAAATACACTTAGTTTAGTCATCGTAGAAATGTGTTGACCATTTACTGTGTTGGGAACAGGGCTAGGGGTTGAGGTCAGCAAAACTAGGCACGGtttctgccctccaggagcttaaagttttgtgagagagacagacacaaaaAAGCGTGAAATTTCGACAATGATAGTGCCAGGAAGATGGGTCAATAGTCCTAGCGAAGCCTTCGATTTAGATCAGTCAGTCGATTTCCCAGAGGAAGGGACAATGGAGGAGGGAACAGGTGTGTAACTAGGGAAGAGGGAAAAGCATTCATTCGGAGGGGGTTGTGTTGGTGGAAGGGGTGGAGGTGACGAGCTTGGCCAGCAAACTGGGagcctggagaagagagaaaga from Myotis daubentonii chromosome 2, mMyoDau2.1, whole genome shotgun sequence includes the following:
- the LEPROTL1 gene encoding leptin receptor overlapping transcript-like 1 encodes the protein MAGIKALISLSFGGAIGLMFLMLGCALPIYNQYWPLFVLFFYILSPIPYCIARRLVDDTDAMSNACKELAIFLTTGIVVSAFGLPIVFARAHLIAWGACALVLTGNTVIFATILGFFLVFGSNDDFSWQQW